A window of Candidatus Saccharibacteria bacterium contains these coding sequences:
- a CDS encoding DUF4389 domain-containing protein, which produces MAKEVYPATLTIDYPKRLDRLTSFFRIITVIPIAIVLMVLIGAYGDSHVNEAGQRVAANTGGITVGLAAATALMIIFRQRYPRWWFDFALELNRFTTRVSAYLLLLTDTYPSTTDEQSVHMDLRYPDAERDLNRWLPLVKWFLAIPHYFVLLVLSIAAFLAVIIAWFAILFTGHYPKSLFDFVVGVMRWDWRVTAYAFLLATDEYPPFSLK; this is translated from the coding sequence ATGGCCAAAGAAGTCTATCCCGCAACCCTCACTATCGATTACCCCAAGAGGCTCGATCGTCTCACCAGCTTCTTCCGCATCATTACGGTTATTCCAATCGCCATTGTGCTTATGGTACTGATTGGCGCGTACGGCGACAGCCATGTCAACGAAGCCGGCCAGCGCGTCGCTGCAAATACGGGCGGTATTACCGTGGGACTGGCTGCAGCCACGGCATTGATGATCATTTTCCGGCAGCGGTATCCCCGCTGGTGGTTCGATTTCGCGCTGGAGCTCAACCGCTTCACGACGAGGGTCAGCGCCTATCTGCTTCTGTTGACGGATACATACCCATCCACCACCGACGAACAGTCCGTCCATATGGACCTGCGCTACCCGGATGCCGAGCGCGACCTCAACCGCTGGCTGCCGCTGGTGAAGTGGTTTTTGGCGATACCGCATTACTTCGTGCTGCTTGTGCTAAGCATCGCCGCCTTCCTGGCGGTCATCATTGCCTGGTTCGCCATACTGTTCACGGGGCACTATCCCAAGTCTCTGTTCGACTTCGTGGTCGGCGTGATGCGCTGGGATTGGCGGGTGACGGCGTATGCGTTTTTGCTGGCGACGGATGAGTATCCGCCGTTTAGTCTTAAGTAA
- a CDS encoding DUF1428 domain-containing protein, with translation MAKYVDGFVLVVPKGKEAEYEAMAKQGRDSWMKHGALQYFECRGDDLKQQEMGGVKSRAFTEMAGASADDNVWFSFIVFNSKEHRDEVNKKVMAEMDEAYAEQTDFVMPNDMTKMAYGGFEAVVEG, from the coding sequence ATGGCAAAGTACGTTGATGGATTCGTCCTGGTGGTCCCCAAAGGCAAAGAAGCCGAATACGAAGCAATGGCCAAACAAGGCCGCGATTCCTGGATGAAGCACGGCGCACTGCAGTACTTCGAGTGCCGGGGCGATGATCTCAAGCAACAAGAGATGGGCGGCGTAAAATCACGCGCCTTCACGGAGATGGCCGGCGCATCGGCCGATGATAATGTCTGGTTTTCCTTCATCGTCTTCAATTCCAAGGAGCACCGTGACGAGGTGAACAAGAAAGTCATGGCAGAGATGGACGAAGCCTATGCGGAGCAAACCGATTTCGTCATGCCAAACGACATGACGAAGATGGCCTACGGCGGGTTTGAGGCAGTAGTCGAGGGGTAA
- a CDS encoding VOC family protein — translation MPTINPYINFNGNAKEAFTFYKSVFGGEFTSLVRFKDLQNPEFPVPESDADKIMRIVLPVGGNTLIANDVPEVLGRVNENENRSKIAVSAESREEAERIFTGLSAGGTVEMPLDESPWGTQFAMFRDKYGIEWTVEFDADGKQA, via the coding sequence ATGCCCACCATCAACCCATACATCAACTTCAACGGCAACGCCAAAGAAGCCTTCACCTTTTACAAATCTGTCTTTGGCGGCGAGTTTACCAGTCTCGTACGCTTCAAAGACCTGCAGAACCCCGAGTTTCCCGTGCCTGAGAGCGACGCCGATAAGATCATGCGCATCGTCCTGCCGGTCGGCGGCAACACCCTCATCGCCAATGATGTCCCCGAGGTCCTGGGGCGTGTCAACGAGAACGAAAACAGGTCAAAGATAGCAGTCAGCGCGGAGAGCCGCGAAGAAGCCGAAAGGATATTCACCGGACTCTCGGCCGGCGGCACCGTCGAGATGCCACTGGATGAAAGTCCGTGGGGCACACAGTTTGCGATGTTCAGGGATAAGTATGGCATTGAGTGGACGGTAGAGTTTGACGCAGACGGAAAGCAGGCATGA
- a CDS encoding ABC transporter ATP-binding protein encodes MSKHSTAPWYASPALKAFLTFIRPWRFNIFINAILFVIANALLAVVPVVIGILTDVLAAQPIEQGRAWLLAWVLVALSTGHNLFWRGSELVFRAWVLPISFKYESFLFARIINRPYPYFIDKFTGKISSNLTTISQEYRTLLDNVLFNYISSVINIVAMVLIATSVNWQTGLIVVTTLIAMCLAGRPLLGKEMFYHKIETDREATKNGHIIDSIANFVSVKSFNKEGKETKTVERQQGTTLAVAQKGFLWSVFFWGSMSVFVRDLMWPAIILFNLWMFLGGQISLGQFTTIISAAVVFTTTIWEVVWNIASFGRQFAKIDEAHRYLFGTESVINDAGEAKAPVTPMFKHELAINDLTFAYPDKSDTAVLSDVSLTIRKGEKIGVVGRSGSGKSTLTKLLLDYYEVPLGTFTFDGTPVASRALADHISFVPQDTALFHRSIAENIAYAADEDTPHEKVVAAARKAEADEFIVKLPQQYDTLVGERGVKLSGGQRQRIAIARAMLNDAPILVLDEATSALDSESELLVQKALENLWQDKTVIAIAHRLSTLKHMDRIIVMDGGRIIEDGTHQQLIARGGTYAKLWAHQSGGFIEE; translated from the coding sequence ATGAGTAAACATTCTACCGCGCCCTGGTATGCGTCGCCAGCCCTCAAAGCATTCTTGACGTTCATCCGGCCATGGCGCTTCAACATCTTCATCAACGCGATCCTGTTTGTGATTGCTAACGCCTTGCTGGCAGTCGTGCCGGTCGTCATCGGCATCCTGACTGACGTTTTGGCTGCGCAACCCATCGAGCAGGGGCGGGCCTGGCTGCTAGCCTGGGTGCTTGTCGCGCTTAGTACCGGCCACAACCTCTTTTGGCGCGGCAGTGAGCTGGTCTTCCGGGCCTGGGTGCTGCCTATCTCCTTCAAGTACGAATCATTCCTGTTTGCGCGTATCATCAACCGGCCGTATCCGTACTTCATCGATAAGTTCACGGGTAAGATATCGTCCAACCTGACCACTATCTCGCAGGAGTACCGCACGCTTCTGGACAACGTGTTGTTCAACTACATCTCGTCCGTCATCAACATCGTGGCCATGGTGCTGATTGCTACCAGCGTCAACTGGCAGACCGGGCTGATCGTGGTTACCACGCTTATTGCCATGTGTCTGGCCGGCCGGCCGCTGCTTGGCAAGGAGATGTTCTACCACAAGATTGAGACCGACCGCGAAGCCACCAAGAACGGCCACATCATCGATTCCATTGCCAACTTCGTCAGCGTCAAATCCTTCAACAAGGAGGGCAAGGAAACCAAAACGGTCGAGCGTCAGCAGGGCACGACGCTCGCCGTCGCCCAAAAGGGCTTCTTATGGTCTGTTTTCTTCTGGGGCAGTATGTCGGTGTTCGTGCGCGACCTGATGTGGCCGGCGATCATCCTGTTCAACCTGTGGATGTTCCTTGGTGGGCAGATCAGCCTCGGGCAGTTCACTACCATCATCTCGGCCGCAGTCGTCTTTACCACGACGATCTGGGAGGTGGTCTGGAACATCGCCAGCTTCGGCCGGCAATTCGCCAAGATAGACGAGGCGCACCGGTATCTGTTCGGTACAGAAAGCGTCATCAACGACGCGGGCGAGGCCAAAGCGCCGGTCACCCCAATGTTCAAACATGAACTGGCCATCAATGACTTGACCTTCGCCTATCCTGATAAGTCCGACACGGCCGTCCTGAGCGACGTCTCACTGACCATCAGAAAGGGCGAGAAAATCGGCGTCGTCGGCCGCTCTGGCAGTGGCAAGAGTACGCTAACCAAGCTGCTGCTCGACTACTACGAAGTGCCGCTCGGAACCTTTACTTTTGACGGCACGCCGGTAGCCAGCCGCGCCCTGGCCGACCACATCTCGTTCGTGCCGCAGGATACTGCCCTGTTCCACCGCTCAATCGCCGAGAACATCGCCTATGCCGCAGACGAGGACACGCCGCATGAGAAGGTGGTGGCCGCCGCCCGCAAGGCCGAAGCCGACGAATTCATCGTCAAGCTGCCGCAGCAGTACGACACGCTGGTGGGTGAGCGTGGCGTCAAGCTCTCTGGCGGGCAGCGCCAGCGCATCGCCATCGCCCGGGCCATGCTCAACGACGCACCGATATTGGTACTGGACGAAGCGACCAGCGCCCTGGACAGCGAAAGCGAACTTCTCGTCCAAAAAGCTCTTGAAAACCTCTGGCAGGACAAGACGGTCATCGCCATCGCGCACCGTCTCTCCACCCTCAAACACATGGACCGCATCATTGTCATGGACGGTGGGCGGATCATCGAGGATGGCACGCACCAGCAGCTGATTGCGCGCGGCGGCACGTATGCCAAGCTGTGG
- a CDS encoding DUF1801 domain-containing protein, whose translation MQKYTTVEEFLSDLDAGKRQQVEALRDLILKTEPTLVEHIKWNAPSYVLDGEDRITFNLMNKQGVVKLVLHMGATRKEDKKGAPIMQDESGLIAWSSDIRGMITFNTMDDINAHSAPLQKIISNWLAIPSAEQ comes from the coding sequence GTGCAGAAATATACGACCGTCGAAGAGTTCCTAAGCGACCTGGATGCCGGGAAACGCCAACAAGTCGAAGCGCTAAGAGACCTCATACTCAAGACCGAGCCGACGCTTGTAGAACACATCAAATGGAACGCGCCAAGCTATGTTTTGGACGGCGAGGATAGAATCACCTTCAATCTCATGAACAAGCAGGGAGTGGTGAAGCTCGTGTTGCACATGGGCGCGACCCGCAAGGAAGACAAGAAGGGCGCTCCGATTATGCAGGATGAGAGCGGACTCATTGCATGGAGTTCTGACATCAGGGGGATGATCACCTTCAATACCATGGACGACATTAATGCCCATTCGGCCCCGCTGCAAAAGATAATCAGTAACTGGCTGGCAATCCCGTCAGCAGAACAGTAG